A segment of the Desulfitobacterium dehalogenans ATCC 51507 genome:
ATGTCACGAAAGTACCGGATGTACAAATGGGCGATGAGGTTACTTTACTTGGTACGGATGGGTATGAACGGATCGATGCCACCGAAATGGCCGGTTGGTTAAATACCATAAATTATGAAATTGTGTGTGGAATATCGAAGCGAGTTCCACGGATATATATTAAGTAAAGAGGGATCTTTACATTATGGCGTAATTAGCGTTAGGTCGGGCACTTTCCCTATTGTGGAAGGTGCTTTTTTTCTTTAGTATTGAAGGATTTAGGCAAAGTTAAAGGCTCCGCTTTCTACAGAGAAGTAGTGTAAGCGCAGCCTTAGTTTAAATTTCTTTGGACTTGGAAAGAGTCTAAAAATCTGTTATAGGAAGGGGATTATTCTCCCGATGTTCTTGTGCTCTTTGGCAGTATCGGTCGGCTGTTGTTTTAAGGGTGTTTACTTCCTCAGGGGTGAGTTCCCTCACCACTTTAGCAGGCGATCCCATAATCAGAACATGAGGAGGAAAGTGTTTGTTCTCTGTAATGAGGGAGCCAGCAGCCACCAGAGATCCTTCCTCAATAATAGCCCCATTAAGAATCGTGGAGCCCATTCCGATCATTGAGCCTTTCTTAATGGTACACCCATGTAAGGTAACGGAGTGGCCTACTGAAACATCGTCTTCAACGACTACCGACACATTGGTGTTAACATGGATTACGGTGAGATCTTGAATATTTGATCGTTTACCAATATAAATAGAAGCTATATCACCGCGAAGTACGGAATTGTACCAAATACTAGCTCCATCTCCGATATGTACATCTCCGATTATTTTTGCTCCATCTGCAATGAAGACATCCTTACCTAGTGAAGGTTTTTTATCCATATAAGAATATAGCAATGGGCTTCTCCTCCTAACTTTTAATCAATATTGATAGATTTTACCAAAAGGAAATTGACTCTTAAATTATAAAATGATTTTTTTGTACTGTCCAGTATATTGACCAGACACTCAGAATCCGCTAATTTATCTGAACTGTCTCTCTTATTAGAACGTTTTTAAATATAACAGTATTTTAAAGATAAAAGCTTTTTTTCCAGCTATTGTATTAATAAGATGGCTATGATATTTTATAGCCAGTAAATGGTGTTTTACACTGCGAAAGGTGGTTTTAATATATGAAACGTTGCGACCATTCCAAGAAGAAAAAGGTATTTATCACTGGAAGGATTCCCTCACTTGCCTATGAGCTTCTTTCTAAGGATTTTGAGGTGAATATGCATGACGATCTGCGCCTGTTGAGCAAGGAGGAAATTATCTCAGGTTTGGAAGGAAAAGATGCTCTGCTCTGCCTTTTGTCCGATACTATTGATAAAGATATTATCGCAGCCAACCCTCAGCTTAAGGTGATTGCTAATTATGGAGCGGGCTATAACAATATCAATATTGCTGCGGCAGGAGAAGCCAACATTCCTGTAACCAACACTCCTGATGTGTCCACAGATGCTACAGCGGATTTGACCTTAGGTCTTATTCTTGCTATCGCTCGCCGCATTGTCGAAGGGGATAAAGAGACCCGTGCCGGACGCTTTAAGGGTTGGGCTCCTCTGTACCATCTGGGTGTTGATGTCACAGGAAAAACCCTCGGTGTTATTGGTATGGGAAATATCGGACAAGCTATTGCCCGACGGGCTAAAGGCTTTGATATGAAAATCGTCTATACTAGCCGAACACGCCTTTCGGTTCGACAAGAGAGGGAGCTTGGGTTCACTTATATGTCCTTGGAAGACGTGCTAAAAACTGCGGATTTTGTAAGCTTAAGCTTAAGTTATAGTTCTGCCACTCATCATATGATCGGTGCTAAGGAGCTGGAAGCCATGAAGCCTTCGGCTTATCTGATCAATACCGCCCGAGGAGCTTTGGTAGATGAGAAAGCCTTGTTGAAGGCT
Coding sequences within it:
- a CDS encoding 2-hydroxyacid dehydrogenase family protein — encoded protein: MKRCDHSKKKKVFITGRIPSLAYELLSKDFEVNMHDDLRLLSKEEIISGLEGKDALLCLLSDTIDKDIIAANPQLKVIANYGAGYNNINIAAAGEANIPVTNTPDVSTDATADLTLGLILAIARRIVEGDKETRAGRFKGWAPLYHLGVDVTGKTLGVIGMGNIGQAIARRAKGFDMKIVYTSRTRLSVRQERELGFTYMSLEDVLKTADFVSLSLSYSSATHHMIGAKELEAMKPSAYLINTARGALVDEKALLKALENKTIAGAALDVYEFEPQITEGLQKLDQVVLTPHIGNATVETRDAMAAIAAENIIAVLKGKAPLTCVNANHLKNRIMTAK
- a CDS encoding gamma carbonic anhydrase family protein, coding for MLYSYMDKKPSLGKDVFIADGAKIIGDVHIGDGASIWYNSVLRGDIASIYIGKRSNIQDLTVIHVNTNVSVVVEDDVSVGHSVTLHGCTIKKGSMIGMGSTILNGAIIEEGSLVAAGSLITENKHFPPHVLIMGSPAKVVRELTPEEVNTLKTTADRYCQRAQEHRENNPLPITDF